From the genome of Thermogutta terrifontis, one region includes:
- the tyrS gene encoding tyrosine--tRNA ligase — protein sequence MLAGNVYEELRWRGLIHQCTDEETLPKLLAERPRTVYAGFDPTADSLHVGHLMAIMVLRRFQQAGHRPIALVGGATGMIGDPSGKSEERKLLALDELRHNVEAVAQQLRRFLDFDRQPNGALLLNNYDWMSRFSFLDFLREVGKHVPVNVMLTKDSVKARLERSDSGLSYTEFSYMLLQAYDFVYLYQNYGCEIQVGGSDQWGNITAGIDLARRLLGVQLYGLTCPLLTKSDGTKMGKTESGALWLDPRKTSPYQFYQYWINLEDDVVEKCLKYFTDLPREEIEAVVGEHLAQPEKRLGQRRLAQELTRLVHGEEGLAAAERATAILFGGEIDRLTDRELGEIFHDVPSHAVSRERLNGEGLPLVEALCLAGLAKSKSEARRIIQQGGAYVNNRRVLDPDARLTPSDLASETTIVLRTGKKHYGLLRFEG from the coding sequence ATGCTGGCCGGGAACGTATACGAAGAACTCCGCTGGCGCGGGCTTATTCACCAATGTACCGACGAGGAGACGCTCCCCAAATTGCTCGCCGAGCGACCGCGCACCGTCTATGCGGGCTTCGATCCCACTGCCGATAGCCTCCATGTGGGGCATCTCATGGCGATCATGGTCTTGCGGCGATTTCAGCAGGCGGGCCATCGTCCAATTGCCCTGGTCGGCGGAGCCACGGGAATGATTGGCGATCCCAGCGGCAAGTCGGAGGAACGCAAACTTCTGGCCCTCGACGAACTCCGCCACAATGTGGAAGCGGTGGCCCAGCAACTCCGGCGGTTCCTCGATTTTGATCGCCAGCCGAACGGGGCGCTTCTTCTCAACAACTACGATTGGATGTCGCGGTTCAGCTTCCTCGATTTTCTCCGCGAGGTGGGAAAGCACGTTCCCGTCAATGTGATGCTCACCAAGGATTCGGTGAAAGCCCGGCTCGAGAGGAGTGACTCCGGCCTCAGTTACACCGAGTTCAGCTACATGCTGCTCCAGGCGTACGACTTCGTGTATCTCTATCAGAATTACGGGTGCGAAATCCAGGTCGGCGGGAGCGACCAGTGGGGAAATATCACCGCGGGGATCGATCTGGCCCGACGCCTGCTTGGCGTCCAGCTCTATGGGCTGACGTGCCCGCTGCTCACCAAGAGTGACGGAACCAAGATGGGAAAGACGGAGAGTGGGGCCCTCTGGCTGGACCCGCGCAAAACGTCACCCTATCAGTTCTATCAGTACTGGATCAATCTCGAAGACGACGTGGTGGAAAAGTGCCTCAAGTATTTCACCGACCTTCCCCGCGAAGAAATCGAAGCGGTGGTCGGGGAGCATCTGGCACAGCCGGAAAAACGACTCGGGCAGCGGCGGCTCGCTCAGGAATTGACTCGGCTGGTCCATGGTGAAGAAGGTCTGGCCGCCGCTGAGCGAGCGACGGCCATTCTTTTCGGTGGGGAAATTGATCGCCTGACCGATCGGGAACTGGGCGAAATTTTTCATGATGTCCCCAGTCATGCGGTGAGCCGGGAACGGCTCAACGGGGAAGGCCTGCCGCTCGTGGAAGCCCTCTGTCTGGCTGGGCTCGCCAAGAGCAAAAGTGAAGCCCGACGCATCATTCAGCAGGGCGGTGCCTATGTGAATAACCGGCGGGTGCTTGACCCTGACGCACGCCTCACCCCGTCCGATCTGGCGAGCGAGACCACGATTGTGCTCCGCACCGGCAAAAAACACTACGGCCTATTGCGATTTGAGGGCTAA
- a CDS encoding DUF6798 domain-containing protein — translation MVLERFSLTSACPSLRVLPVRIGEWLVVLVAFAWQGAWPVPDVNEPYYLGKAVHFWNPQWCPRDDFFATGDAHAVFYFTFGWLSLFLPLPVLAWTGRVLTWALLAAGWCFLGRCLGLRGWSLVLGAILFAAFQERMAMAGEWVIGGVEAKGFAYAVVLFGLGMLAAGQWKASLILMGLATAFHVLVGGWSLVALFVAWLMNGRQPHWKMLLPAVLIAGVLALPGVVPSLALTWNVPPEILREAHRIYTFERLAHHLVPGCFRPEDATRFLILTGLFLGASHGWRGTEAWQRIHRFVLGSLVIALCGWMLAWSVTIWPEFAAAVLRYYWFRLSDVAVPLGAALWIGMVASNRIAVPGPSRAALVTLGTVGCVFHLSSYVPVRTQATLPRTEWTDVMWSTWQSGQTALWWSIWQEDPIARREFRQWREVCQWISANTPADARFLTPLTKSTFKWYANRSEVVTWKEIPQDAGSIVAWWAKLKDIYLINDPIRGEWWARNATDLGEARLSDLAQKYQFEYILTQRTPPLNFEPVFCRPDNDYVIYRVGPTKTE, via the coding sequence ATGGTTCTCGAACGGTTTAGTCTCACAAGCGCGTGCCCGTCACTGAGGGTGCTCCCGGTTCGCATTGGGGAGTGGCTCGTGGTTTTGGTGGCCTTCGCATGGCAGGGAGCGTGGCCGGTCCCCGATGTCAACGAACCGTACTACCTCGGGAAAGCCGTTCACTTCTGGAACCCTCAGTGGTGTCCGCGGGACGATTTCTTCGCTACTGGCGACGCGCACGCGGTGTTTTATTTCACGTTTGGCTGGTTGTCGCTTTTTCTTCCGTTGCCAGTGCTGGCCTGGACCGGACGCGTCCTCACCTGGGCGTTACTTGCCGCCGGCTGGTGCTTTCTGGGCAGGTGTCTGGGGCTACGCGGATGGTCGCTCGTGTTAGGCGCGATTCTTTTTGCGGCCTTTCAGGAACGGATGGCCATGGCCGGAGAATGGGTCATCGGGGGCGTGGAGGCCAAGGGCTTTGCGTATGCCGTTGTTTTGTTCGGTTTGGGCATGCTCGCTGCTGGACAGTGGAAGGCCAGCCTCATCCTGATGGGGCTGGCCACTGCCTTCCATGTTCTGGTCGGTGGCTGGTCCCTTGTGGCGCTTTTCGTGGCATGGCTGATGAACGGCCGACAGCCGCACTGGAAAATGTTGTTGCCTGCCGTGCTGATAGCGGGGGTTCTGGCACTGCCGGGTGTTGTTCCTTCACTTGCCCTGACGTGGAACGTGCCGCCGGAGATTCTCCGCGAAGCCCATCGGATTTACACGTTCGAGCGTCTTGCCCATCACCTCGTGCCAGGATGTTTTCGCCCTGAGGACGCCACACGGTTTCTCATTCTTACCGGCCTGTTTCTTGGTGCATCGCATGGGTGGCGGGGCACGGAAGCCTGGCAACGAATTCATCGGTTTGTTCTGGGAAGCCTGGTCATCGCTCTCTGTGGTTGGATGCTTGCATGGAGTGTGACTATCTGGCCCGAGTTTGCAGCGGCAGTGCTCCGCTACTATTGGTTCCGACTTTCGGACGTCGCGGTTCCGCTAGGAGCGGCCCTGTGGATCGGAATGGTGGCCAGCAATCGGATTGCCGTCCCCGGCCCTTCTCGGGCGGCTCTGGTCACGCTGGGAACTGTGGGATGTGTCTTCCATCTGAGCAGCTATGTGCCGGTCCGCACGCAGGCCACCCTGCCTCGAACGGAATGGACAGACGTCATGTGGAGTACCTGGCAGAGTGGGCAAACCGCCCTTTGGTGGTCTATCTGGCAGGAGGACCCCATCGCTCGCCGGGAATTTCGGCAATGGCGGGAAGTCTGTCAGTGGATCTCTGCCAACACCCCCGCGGATGCCCGATTCCTCACCCCACTCACCAAGAGCACGTTCAAATGGTATGCCAATCGAAGCGAAGTGGTCACCTGGAAAGAAATTCCCCAAGACGCTGGGTCTATCGTCGCCTGGTGGGCAAAACTCAAGGATATTTACCTCATCAACGATCCCATCCGCGGTGAGTGGTGGGCGCGAAATGCCACCGATTTGGGCGAGGCCAGATTGAGCGATCTGGCGCAGAAGTACCAGTTTGAGTACATTCTCACCCAGCGAACTCCCCCGTTGAACTTCGAGCCCGTGTTTTGCCGACCGGACAACGATTACGTGATCTATCGCGTCGGGCCGACAAAAACCGAATGA
- a CDS encoding NTP transferase domain-containing protein, translated as MVSETCWSHSDVVLILCAGDGVRWNNYLGVPKQLAPLGGVPVLQRSTQLVQELTECVPVVVTAGERLAQPATRLFCPARRRWIVETLAATANLWGRSTIVLLGDVFYSREAMRGIFECSGDLIFFGRTGASFLSGKRYGEIFALKFTSSAAPFVLQGLERVIQKAERGGRGKLWELLEDLRTAGRTAVAFQHVEDETDDFDCPEDYRRMVWLYRGFGSQSKAVRTMARIVGLLLFGPHAIWHRWKQWRTDRRRAGENPDLVPRPRPVRLAGYHHPGAFLSAPQYAPLAHE; from the coding sequence ATGGTGTCCGAAACTTGCTGGTCGCATTCTGACGTGGTGCTCATTTTGTGCGCGGGTGATGGGGTTCGGTGGAACAACTATTTGGGCGTTCCCAAGCAACTGGCGCCCCTCGGTGGTGTGCCCGTTCTGCAACGTTCGACGCAACTGGTGCAGGAGCTAACCGAGTGTGTACCGGTGGTGGTCACTGCTGGCGAGAGGCTCGCGCAGCCGGCGACCCGGCTGTTTTGCCCGGCGCGACGCCGCTGGATTGTGGAAACCTTAGCCGCCACAGCGAATCTTTGGGGCCGAAGTACGATTGTCCTGCTGGGGGATGTTTTTTACTCCAGGGAGGCTATGCGAGGGATTTTCGAGTGTTCGGGAGACCTGATCTTTTTCGGCAGGACTGGCGCCAGTTTCCTTTCCGGCAAGCGTTATGGTGAGATCTTTGCCCTGAAATTTACTTCCTCCGCTGCCCCTTTTGTACTCCAGGGTCTTGAGCGTGTTATCCAGAAGGCGGAACGTGGAGGGCGGGGCAAACTTTGGGAATTGCTGGAGGATTTGCGAACCGCTGGCAGGACCGCCGTAGCGTTCCAGCATGTTGAAGATGAAACCGACGATTTTGACTGCCCAGAGGATTATCGGCGGATGGTCTGGCTCTATCGGGGTTTTGGATCGCAGAGCAAAGCCGTCCGGACAATGGCAAGGATCGTCGGCCTGTTATTATTCGGACCCCACGCGATCTGGCATCGTTGGAAACAGTGGAGAACCGATCGGCGACGAGCGGGCGAAAACCCTGACCTGGTGCCACGACCACGTCCCGTGCGGTTGGCTGGCTATCACCATCCCGGCGCGTTTTTGTCGGCACCCCAGTATGCGCCACTGGCCCATGAATAA
- a CDS encoding DUF1559 domain-containing protein, whose translation MRHRAFTLVELLVVIAIIGILIALLLPAVQAAREAARRSQCTNNLKQITLAAHNFHDVYKRLPCGTNDPLWVKGFTRYGTTTRIDCVDVYSFRVTLLPYIEQRALYDVITGYCKQASETNPYVWNTGNGNCNIPLPWAPDDMYDGRPNPFETYIATYVCPSDSNANTSQRTNVLGCGNYVGNRGDAPVGDTWRETRGLFGPGNWVVIDMAGVTDGTSNTVFLSETCAGNADSLAGDVNIKSGIGTSVNPVRQAPAVCLTLRTAQNTISGGTSSAKARRWADSRNWYGVFFTCLPPNTVSCGPEREALITASSYHPGGVNVAFVDGSVRFISETIDAGDPTKTLPAPNPNEPHQYTGPSIYGVWGALGTRAANDTASL comes from the coding sequence ATGCGCCATCGTGCTTTCACACTGGTTGAATTACTTGTTGTCATTGCGATTATCGGGATTTTAATTGCTCTCTTACTGCCGGCGGTACAAGCTGCCCGGGAGGCTGCCAGGCGATCTCAGTGCACAAATAATTTGAAGCAGATTACCCTAGCGGCGCACAACTTCCACGACGTTTACAAGCGGTTGCCTTGCGGAACAAACGACCCCTTGTGGGTGAAGGGGTTCACAAGGTATGGAACGACCACCCGCATCGATTGTGTGGATGTGTATTCGTTCCGTGTGACTCTGCTACCCTATATCGAACAGCGGGCTTTGTATGATGTGATCACGGGTTATTGCAAGCAGGCGTCCGAGACCAACCCGTATGTTTGGAACACGGGCAATGGCAATTGCAACATTCCGCTACCGTGGGCCCCGGACGACATGTACGATGGGCGTCCTAATCCGTTTGAGACCTATATTGCGACCTACGTCTGCCCATCGGATTCGAATGCGAATACGTCTCAGCGCACCAACGTCTTGGGGTGTGGTAATTACGTGGGAAACCGTGGCGATGCGCCAGTGGGGGATACATGGCGCGAAACGCGTGGCTTGTTCGGGCCGGGCAACTGGGTTGTGATCGATATGGCCGGCGTGACGGACGGAACCAGTAATACGGTGTTCCTCTCAGAAACCTGTGCAGGGAACGCGGACTCGCTGGCGGGTGATGTGAACATTAAGTCGGGTATCGGGACGAGTGTGAATCCGGTTCGGCAGGCACCAGCCGTATGTTTGACTCTGCGAACCGCCCAAAACACGATTTCCGGTGGTACGTCCTCGGCAAAAGCTCGTCGCTGGGCTGATTCCCGTAACTGGTATGGCGTGTTTTTCACCTGCTTGCCACCCAATACGGTGTCCTGTGGTCCGGAGCGCGAAGCACTCATTACGGCCTCAAGTTATCATCCGGGCGGGGTGAATGTGGCGTTCGTCGATGGTTCAGTTCGCTTCATCAGCGAGACGATTGACGCTGGAGACCCAACAAAAACGCTGCCCGCGCCAAATCCCAATGAACCACACCAATACACGGGTCCTTCGATCTACGGTGTATGGGGTGCCCTTGGCACACGTGCTGCCAACGACACAGCGTCGCTCTGA
- a CDS encoding carboxypeptidase-like regulatory domain-containing protein encodes MNMRQVQLAGFLSSVLLFSVWISGCGQSGPKTAQAMGVVTYKGQPVEGANVMFSPTTQGQGVAAMAVTDAAGKFTLQTAQGKPGAVPGEYVVMITKTEMVPTGEKVPKPEGGMEDVMTTKHLLPEKYRFPSSTPLKVKIEEGKVNEFQFNLED; translated from the coding sequence ATGAACATGAGACAGGTTCAGCTTGCGGGCTTTCTTTCGTCTGTATTGTTGTTTTCGGTTTGGATCTCTGGGTGTGGTCAAAGTGGACCGAAAACTGCTCAGGCGATGGGTGTGGTCACCTACAAGGGCCAACCCGTGGAAGGAGCCAACGTCATGTTTAGCCCGACCACCCAAGGACAGGGAGTGGCCGCCATGGCGGTGACGGATGCCGCCGGGAAGTTCACGCTTCAGACCGCGCAGGGGAAACCTGGTGCTGTCCCCGGTGAATATGTGGTTATGATCACCAAGACGGAAATGGTACCCACAGGAGAGAAAGTCCCTAAACCGGAAGGTGGCATGGAAGACGTCATGACGACGAAACATCTTCTCCCCGAAAAGTACAGGTTTCCGTCCTCGACACCATTGAAAGTCAAAATCGAAGAGGGCAAAGTCAACGAGTTTCAATTCAATCTCGAAGACTGA